From one Streptomyces mobaraensis genomic stretch:
- a CDS encoding helix-turn-helix domain-containing protein codes for MGREIRGHRGNSEERDRERRAFGTRVAELRARRGLTQKELAALLGRTTSWLSQVERGIQPVNRIDVLNRLADGLGVSVVELRPDAPPVAEPTEGPVGDDPLNRARLLLSGHPALEALLSRPAQDPPRADPPLAGFREDVEHVWSLAHGDRYAELGAALNSLLPSLERLARTAAKPERAMAYGLLARTYQALSAAFTRRNEADAAWVAADRSIAAAEMSGRVLDVFAGTCRLAHACLRLRRYEQAEHVAQAAVDALGGAGGSGGEAASVPEELSLLGSFHLVLALVHARRGDRPAARRETERARSVARRLGGDRNDFNLEFGPTNVEIQAVAVAVELGDAGEALDTGLRVDASGLSVERRARLALDMGRAHAQLRHVADAVECFLAAEHLAPEMVRGHETARSAIRDLMLVAGRSAPPKLRELAERAGAKC; via the coding sequence GTGGGGCGCGAGATCCGCGGGCATCGCGGGAATTCGGAAGAACGCGACAGGGAACGGCGGGCGTTCGGTACCCGCGTCGCGGAACTGCGGGCCCGGCGCGGGCTGACACAAAAGGAGTTGGCGGCCCTCCTCGGCCGCACCACAAGCTGGCTCTCGCAGGTCGAGCGCGGGATCCAGCCGGTCAACCGGATCGACGTGCTGAACCGGCTGGCGGACGGACTCGGCGTGTCCGTCGTCGAATTGCGCCCGGACGCGCCCCCGGTCGCAGAGCCGACGGAGGGGCCCGTGGGGGACGACCCCCTGAACCGGGCCAGGCTCCTGCTCTCCGGGCATCCCGCGCTGGAGGCGCTCCTGTCCCGCCCGGCGCAGGACCCGCCGCGTGCCGACCCTCCGCTCGCCGGCTTCCGGGAGGACGTCGAGCACGTGTGGTCGCTGGCCCACGGAGACCGGTACGCCGAGCTGGGTGCGGCACTGAACTCGCTGCTGCCCAGCCTCGAACGGCTGGCACGCACCGCCGCGAAGCCCGAACGGGCCATGGCGTACGGCCTCCTCGCCCGCACGTACCAGGCGCTCTCCGCGGCCTTCACCCGGCGGAACGAGGCGGACGCCGCCTGGGTGGCCGCCGACCGTTCCATCGCGGCAGCGGAGATGTCCGGGCGCGTCCTCGACGTCTTCGCCGGGACCTGCCGGCTGGCCCACGCCTGCCTGCGGCTCCGGCGGTACGAGCAGGCGGAGCACGTCGCGCAGGCCGCCGTGGACGCGCTCGGCGGGGCCGGCGGGTCCGGTGGCGAGGCGGCGTCCGTGCCCGAGGAGCTGTCGCTGCTGGGCTCGTTCCACCTCGTGCTCGCCCTTGTCCACGCCCGGCGCGGCGACCGCCCGGCCGCCCGCCGGGAGACGGAACGCGCCCGGTCCGTGGCGCGCCGCCTCGGCGGCGACAGGAACGACTTCAACCTGGAGTTCGGCCCGACGAATGTGGAGATCCAGGCGGTGGCCGTCGCCGTGGAGCTGGGCGACGCGGGCGAAGCGCTGGACACCGGGCTGCGGGTGGACGCGAGCGGCCTGTCCGTCGAGCGGCGGGCGCGGCTGGCCCTCGACATGGGCAGGGCGCACGCCCAGCTCAGACACGTCGCCGACGCGGTGGAGTGCTTCCTGGCGGCCGAGCATCTGGCTCCCGAGATGGTGCGCGGCCATGAGACCGCGCGGTCCGCGATCCGCGACCTCATGCTCGTCGCCGGACGCTCGGCCCCGCCCAAGCTGCGGGAGCTGGCGGAACGGGCGGGAGCAAAGTGCTGA
- a CDS encoding sigma-70 family RNA polymerase sigma factor: protein MTDRPSGLLAEAFEAQRDRLRAVAYRVLGSHADAEDVVQEAWMRLAGQDEAAIGNLAGWLTTVVGRISLDLLRSRRARPETAYGQDFADLVVTPADTPAPDEQATLADSVGLALLVVLDSLSPSERLAFVLHDMFAVPFREIGHILGKSADAAKVTASRARRKVQATDRAAGPGREHREVVEAFRAAALGGDFEALLRILDPDVKLTVDTPDGVVVVLGATEVAAGARVSSGQAVHHRPVLVNGVPGHMSWRPDGTPLSVIAFTVTEDRISAIHIVVDPAKLATIRLPAPA from the coding sequence GTGACCGACCGCCCGTCCGGCCTCCTGGCCGAGGCGTTCGAGGCCCAGCGCGACCGGCTGCGCGCCGTCGCGTACCGCGTGCTGGGCTCGCACGCCGACGCCGAGGACGTCGTCCAGGAAGCCTGGATGCGCCTCGCCGGCCAGGACGAGGCGGCCATCGGCAACCTGGCCGGCTGGCTGACCACCGTGGTCGGCCGCATCAGCCTGGACCTCCTGAGATCCCGCCGGGCCCGCCCCGAGACCGCCTACGGGCAGGACTTCGCGGACCTCGTGGTGACGCCCGCCGACACCCCCGCGCCGGACGAGCAGGCGACGCTGGCCGACTCGGTCGGCCTCGCCCTGCTCGTCGTGCTCGACTCGCTCTCTCCGAGCGAGCGTCTGGCGTTCGTCCTCCACGACATGTTCGCCGTCCCGTTCCGCGAGATCGGCCACATCCTGGGCAAGTCCGCCGACGCCGCCAAGGTGACCGCCAGCCGCGCCCGCCGCAAGGTCCAGGCCACGGACCGGGCGGCGGGCCCCGGCCGCGAGCACCGCGAGGTCGTCGAGGCGTTCCGCGCCGCCGCCCTCGGCGGCGACTTCGAAGCGCTCCTGCGCATCCTCGACCCGGACGTGAAGCTGACCGTCGACACCCCCGACGGCGTGGTCGTCGTCCTCGGCGCCACCGAGGTCGCCGCCGGCGCCCGCGTCTCCTCCGGCCAGGCCGTCCACCACCGTCCGGTGCTGGTCAACGGTGTTCCAGGCCATATGTCCTGGCGCCCGGACGGCACCCCTCTCTCCGTGATCGCCTTCACCGTCACCGAAGACCGGATCAGCGCCATCCACATCGTCGTCGACCCGGCCAAGCTCGCCACGATCCGCCTGCCCGCCCCGGCCTGA
- a CDS encoding VOC family protein, giving the protein MLTNLMYATVYVTDQDRALAFYTDGLGLEKRIDFPGPDGRFLTVGVPDSPVQIVLWSHASAAGQPGERDGHPAPGPLILESDDLHKDFEAMRRRGVVFEGDAPEDYPFGVRVEAVDPDGNRISLRQQRKP; this is encoded by the coding sequence ATGCTGACCAATCTCATGTACGCGACGGTCTACGTCACCGACCAGGACCGCGCGCTGGCCTTCTACACCGACGGGCTCGGCCTGGAGAAGCGGATCGACTTCCCCGGGCCCGACGGACGCTTCCTGACCGTCGGCGTTCCCGACAGCCCGGTGCAGATCGTCCTGTGGTCGCACGCGTCGGCCGCGGGACAGCCCGGCGAGAGGGACGGGCACCCCGCGCCCGGCCCGCTGATCCTCGAATCCGACGACCTGCACAAGGACTTCGAGGCCATGCGCCGGCGCGGCGTCGTCTTCGAGGGGGACGCACCCGAGGACTACCCGTTCGGGGTCCGCGTCGAGGCGGTGGACCCGGACGGCAACCGGATCTCGCTCCGTCAGCAGCGGAAGCCGTGA
- a CDS encoding carboxymuconolactone decarboxylase family protein, translating into MNARLNLFGDPQAATVVKHLVAAGKVVTDSGLPAATQELVKIRASQINGCGFCLDMHVKEAAHAGETATRLHLVAAWREATIFTEAERAALELAEQGTRIADAAGGVPDEVWANAAKHYDERQLAGLVFLIGLINAFNRMNVIIQQPAGDYRPGQFA; encoded by the coding sequence ATGAACGCGCGTCTGAACCTCTTCGGTGACCCGCAGGCCGCCACGGTCGTCAAGCACCTCGTCGCGGCGGGCAAGGTCGTGACGGACTCGGGGCTGCCGGCCGCGACGCAGGAGCTGGTGAAGATCCGCGCCAGCCAGATCAACGGCTGCGGCTTCTGCCTCGACATGCACGTCAAGGAGGCCGCCCACGCGGGCGAGACCGCGACCCGGCTCCACCTGGTCGCGGCCTGGCGGGAGGCCACAATCTTCACCGAGGCCGAGCGGGCCGCCCTGGAGCTGGCGGAGCAGGGCACCCGCATCGCCGACGCGGCCGGCGGGGTCCCCGATGAGGTGTGGGCGAACGCCGCCAAGCACTACGACGAGCGGCAGCTCGCCGGCCTGGTGTTCCTTATCGGCCTCATCAATGCCTTCAACCGCATGAACGTCATCATCCAGCAGCCCGCCGGGGACTACCGGCCCGGCCAGTTCGCCTGA
- a CDS encoding HAD-IA family hydrolase: MPRSESIGAIKAVLLDMDGTIVNSDVVVERCWRRWAEEHGLDADEALKVVHGRQGWATMAALLPDRPMELNHEDNRRMLEAETADMDGVVPVAGAPAFMSALAGLPHALVTSADRPLAEARMAAAGLPMPAVRVTAENVGASKPDPEGFLKAAAELGFAPHECVVFEDSGAGIAAGRAAGMRVVGVGPRAGAHAPDAHVPDLTGVRVEAAADGGLTLHLTAADDR; this comes from the coding sequence ATGCCCAGGTCCGAGTCCATTGGTGCGATCAAGGCCGTACTCCTCGACATGGACGGCACCATCGTCAACTCCGACGTGGTCGTCGAGCGCTGCTGGCGCCGCTGGGCCGAGGAGCACGGGCTGGACGCGGACGAGGCCCTGAAGGTGGTCCACGGCCGCCAGGGCTGGGCCACCATGGCCGCCCTGCTCCCCGACCGCCCCATGGAGCTCAACCACGAGGACAACCGGCGCATGCTGGAGGCCGAGACCGCCGACATGGACGGCGTGGTCCCGGTCGCCGGCGCCCCCGCGTTCATGAGCGCCCTCGCCGGACTCCCGCACGCCCTCGTCACCTCCGCGGACCGGCCCCTCGCCGAGGCCCGCATGGCCGCCGCCGGGCTGCCGATGCCCGCCGTCCGCGTCACCGCCGAGAACGTCGGCGCCAGCAAGCCCGACCCCGAGGGCTTCCTCAAGGCCGCCGCCGAACTGGGCTTCGCCCCGCACGAGTGCGTCGTCTTCGAGGACTCGGGCGCGGGCATCGCGGCCGGCCGCGCGGCCGGCATGCGCGTGGTCGGCGTGGGCCCCCGCGCGGGGGCCCACGCTCCCGACGCACACGTCCCGGACCTCACCGGGGTCCGCGTGGAGGCCGCGGCGGACGGCGGCCTGACCCTCCACCTCACCGCCGCCGACGACCGCTGA
- a CDS encoding GNAT family N-acetyltransferase: MESESESGANVFVRVRRRVDQDLQACVRALAETHERDGYPVNWPDSPEAWLTPEVLVASWVAEADGRVVGHVGLSRSGAGDVAPGLWSARAGAGAGATAVVGRLFVAPSARGRGVGALLMARAVEEARERGAHPVLDVVATDVAAAALYERLGWQLLATVEQEWGPGQKVAIRCYAAGT, translated from the coding sequence ATGGAGAGTGAGAGCGAGTCCGGCGCGAACGTCTTCGTGCGGGTACGGCGGCGGGTGGATCAGGACCTCCAAGCCTGCGTGCGGGCGCTGGCGGAGACGCATGAGCGCGATGGCTACCCCGTGAACTGGCCCGATTCTCCCGAGGCTTGGCTGACGCCGGAGGTGCTCGTCGCCTCGTGGGTCGCGGAGGCGGACGGACGTGTCGTCGGGCACGTCGGTCTGTCCCGGAGCGGCGCGGGGGACGTGGCGCCCGGGCTGTGGAGCGCTCGTGCCGGGGCGGGCGCCGGTGCGACCGCCGTGGTCGGCCGGCTGTTCGTCGCTCCTTCGGCGCGCGGCCGCGGGGTCGGTGCGCTGCTGATGGCGCGGGCCGTGGAGGAAGCGCGGGAACGCGGTGCGCATCCGGTTCTGGATGTGGTGGCCACCGACGTCGCGGCGGCGGCGCTGTATGAGCGGCTCGGCTGGCAGTTGCTCGCCACGGTCGAACAGGAGTGGGGGCCGGGGCAGAAGGTGGCCATCCGGTGCTATGCGGCCGGGACTTGA
- a CDS encoding alpha/beta hydrolase family protein — protein MSKNPARRSVQHPARNGRGRTSAVAAAALLGALAVSQIPVVAAAAPAATGAQAVRTARAGGAAPEVPAPTVRQAIGERTLRLVDEARTDPWKPSAGKRELMVSVWYPAARSARGSTAPYVSPALSEALYGNAKLSTVRTHAVVDAEPAAGGARPLVVLSPGFGQSRASLTSVAEELASRGYVVAGVDHTYEAAVEFPGGRIEQCAVCGSEQRDNAAVVRNRAKDLRFVLDRLTAGSPAVPGLRIDRARIGVAGHSIGGAGAVEAAGQDARVAAAADMDGDFFTEPPAGGVKKPVLLLGAARAGDLGGPMDTWSPAWKGMTGWKRWLDVGKGGHMTFTDMHWLADQVGLPEGVPPEDAAGAFGTLPSDRANALTRAYLVAFFDKQLRNAPGKLLDGPSAEFPEVAFLKQEEGGGPAK, from the coding sequence ATGTCCAAGAATCCCGCACGTCGTTCCGTACAACACCCCGCTCGCAACGGGCGCGGCCGCACGAGCGCGGTCGCCGCCGCGGCCCTGCTCGGCGCGCTCGCCGTCTCCCAGATACCCGTCGTCGCCGCCGCGGCCCCGGCCGCCACCGGCGCCCAGGCCGTCCGGACCGCCCGGGCCGGAGGGGCCGCGCCCGAGGTGCCCGCCCCCACCGTCCGGCAGGCGATCGGGGAGAGGACCCTCCGTCTCGTCGACGAGGCCCGGACGGACCCCTGGAAGCCGTCCGCCGGGAAGCGCGAGCTGATGGTCTCGGTCTGGTACCCGGCGGCGCGGTCCGCCCGCGGCTCCACGGCGCCGTACGTCTCGCCGGCGCTCTCCGAGGCGCTGTACGGCAACGCCAAGCTGAGCACCGTGCGCACCCACGCCGTCGTCGACGCCGAGCCGGCGGCCGGCGGGGCCCGGCCGCTCGTCGTGCTCTCGCCGGGGTTCGGGCAGAGCCGGGCGTCCCTCACCTCCGTCGCCGAGGAACTGGCGAGCCGCGGCTACGTGGTGGCCGGGGTGGACCACACCTACGAGGCCGCCGTCGAGTTCCCGGGCGGCCGGATCGAGCAGTGCGCCGTCTGCGGATCGGAGCAGCGCGACAACGCGGCGGTGGTGCGCAACCGCGCCAAGGACCTCCGCTTCGTCCTCGACCGGCTTACCGCCGGCTCCCCGGCCGTGCCCGGCCTGCGGATCGACCGCGCCCGGATCGGTGTCGCCGGGCACTCCATCGGCGGCGCGGGCGCCGTCGAGGCGGCCGGGCAGGACGCGCGGGTGGCCGCCGCCGCCGACATGGACGGCGACTTCTTCACCGAGCCGCCCGCCGGCGGCGTCAAGAAGCCGGTGCTACTGCTCGGCGCCGCCCGCGCGGGCGACCTCGGCGGGCCCATGGACACCTGGAGCCCCGCCTGGAAGGGCATGACCGGCTGGAAGCGCTGGCTGGACGTGGGCAAGGGCGGCCATATGACCTTCACGGACATGCACTGGCTCGCGGATCAGGTCGGTCTGCCGGAGGGGGTGCCCCCGGAGGACGCGGCGGGTGCGTTCGGCACGCTCCCCAGCGACCGCGCCAACGCGCTCACCCGCGCGTACCTCGTCGCCTTCTTCGACAAGCAGCTCCGCAACGCGCCCGGGAAGCTGCTCGACGGCCCGTCGGCGGAGTTCCCGGAGGTGGCGTTCCTGAAGCAGGAGGAGGGCGGCGGCCCGGCCAAGTAA